In Toxoplasma gondii ME49 chromosome VIII, whole genome shotgun sequence, a single genomic region encodes these proteins:
- a CDS encoding kinesin motor domain-containing protein (encoded by transcript TGME49_274020), producing the protein MPCSKCHKHRGQARRFVCLHDSDHFLALRRNINDKVVLNADSCNIQRQEGHLCGWTVSPEQTQIYPITNPGAQCDLEEQLLPHAIDKNGHLVYQFDRCFDDTASTKEIFEWIAKPLIEPLLNGVNGSILTYGQTGSGKTHSIFGTFKDAGLIELAARGSRTQTPNAGREIHDRPGTIFTVKVSYIEIYMERVNDLLQDGQRGNKYQAENLPVKEDPFKGFYVQGMHEQEVETVSDVLHTLQQADRKRRFARTDFNAMSSRSHVIFSIIVESFTPVDTSLKNARGTEAVGIWRTARLSLVDLAGSERLAIRRRPYTSARLSSQPDLQARSTLGGNANVALLVTLHPSHKYADVTHNSLKFAQRVGCLRVHAQTNCHTTKEHSVILRQKKIIEQLRAELQNSQKQV; encoded by the exons ATGCCGTGTTCAAAATGTCACAAGCACAGAGGACAAGCGCGAAGGTTCGTGTGTTTACACGACTCAGACCACTTTTTAGCTCTGAG AAGAAACATCAATGACAAAGTTGTGCTCAATGCGGATTCATGCAATATTCAGCGACAAGAAGGCCACCTGTGTGGGTGGACAGTATCGCCGGAGCAAACGCAGATTTACCCGATAACCAATCCCGGGGCGCAGTGCGACCTTGAAGAACAGCTTTTGCCACATGCCATTGATAAGAACGGCCATTTAGTCTACCAGTTTGACAGATGCTTTGATGACACAG CGTCAACGAAGGAGATTTTCGAGTGGATTGCGAAGCCTTTGATTGAGCCCCTTCTCAATG GAGTAAACGGCAGCATCCTAACTTATGGTCAGACGGGCAGTGGCAAGACTCACAGTATCTTTGGTACCTTCAAGGACGCCGGCTTGATCGAGCTCGCCGCCAGAG GTTCAAGGACACAAACCCCCAACGCGGGTCGAGAAATACATGACCGACCAGGAACAATATTTACAGTCAAGGTCTCTTACATTGAGATATATATGGAGCGTGTGAACGATCTTCTCCAAGACGGACAAAGAGGCAACAAATATCAAGCGGAAAATCTGCCG GTCAAGGAGGATCCCTTCAAAGGCTTCTACGTTCAGGGCATGCACGAGCAGGAAGTAGAAACGGTGTCGGATGTGCTTCACACGTTGCAACA AGCTGATCGGAAGAGGAGGTTTGCGAGGACTGATTTCAACGCAATGTCATCCAG gtCGCATGTCATCTTTTCGATCATTGTGGAAAGCTTTACCCCAGTAGACACATCGCTGAAGAATGCCAGAGGAACCGAGGCAGTTGGAATATGGAGAACAGCCAGACTAAGCCTGGTGGATCTAGCGGGAAGTGAAAGACTGGCAATCCGCCGGCGCCCCTACACAAGCGCACGACTGAGCTCCCAGCCTGATCTGCAAGCACGA TCGACTCTGGGGGGAAACGCGAatgtcgctctcctcgtcaCGTTGCATCCGTCACACAAGTACGCCGATGTCACCCACAACTCGCTCAAGTTCGCCCAACGCGTCGGCTGCCTGAGAGTTCATGCTCAGACGAACTGTCACACAACAAAGGAACACTCCGTCATTCTGCGCCAGAAGAAGATCATTGAACA GCTTCGGGCAGAGCTACAAAACTCTCAGAAGCAGGTGTGA